A stretch of Aristophania vespae DNA encodes these proteins:
- a CDS encoding methionine ABC transporter ATP-binding protein, whose translation MSIILDIQNVTHGFGDQIALDDISFSVKKGEVVGLIGRSGAGKSTLLRCLCALERPQKGSIILNGTDLTKENETSLTKIRREIGLVFQHFNLLTSRSVAGNIALPLQIAGWSKDRQKARVKELLQLVGLEKFEKKYPSQLSGGQKQRVGIARALAASPSLLLCDEATSALDPEATTSIFNLLNDINQKLGLTIILITHEMDVVRRFAQHILVLDHGKLVENGTFFDLLCKSSDQGPLQALLADSCPQLPSELRNQLQHQPSPGLMPVLRLIMNENTALKPLFSLMAERFHVETILLQGGVTSIEEKLTGDMIIGLKGEKVFEAQAFLATNVQHMEAIGYVPVDR comes from the coding sequence ATGAGCATTATTTTAGATATCCAAAATGTAACGCATGGCTTTGGCGATCAGATTGCACTTGATGATATTTCCTTTTCTGTAAAGAAAGGCGAAGTTGTAGGTCTCATCGGACGTTCAGGAGCGGGCAAGTCCACGCTCCTGCGCTGTCTTTGTGCTTTGGAACGCCCTCAAAAAGGCTCAATCATACTCAATGGTACTGATCTAACCAAAGAGAATGAAACCAGCCTCACTAAAATTAGGCGCGAAATTGGGCTTGTTTTTCAGCATTTTAATTTGCTCACATCGCGCTCTGTAGCCGGAAATATTGCCCTGCCTCTACAAATTGCGGGTTGGTCAAAAGACAGGCAGAAAGCACGAGTTAAAGAACTCCTTCAACTTGTGGGATTAGAGAAATTTGAGAAAAAATATCCTTCTCAACTTTCTGGTGGGCAAAAGCAGCGTGTTGGCATTGCACGTGCCCTGGCCGCTAGCCCCTCTCTCCTTTTATGCGACGAAGCAACATCTGCTCTCGACCCAGAAGCCACAACGTCCATTTTCAACCTGCTTAATGATATTAATCAGAAGCTGGGCTTAACCATTATTCTTATTACGCATGAAATGGATGTTGTACGCCGGTTTGCTCAGCATATTTTAGTGCTTGATCATGGTAAGCTTGTCGAAAACGGTACTTTTTTTGACCTATTATGCAAAAGTAGTGACCAAGGTCCCCTTCAGGCTTTATTGGCTGATAGTTGCCCCCAACTTCCTTCTGAGCTACGAAATCAGCTCCAGCATCAGCCTTCACCGGGTTTAATGCCTGTACTCCGCTTAATCATGAATGAAAACACAGCTTTAAAGCCTTTATTTTCACTGATGGCAGAGCGTTTCCACGTAGAGACCATTTTACTACAAGGCGGTGTAACCTCCATTGAGGAAAAATTAACTGGCGATATGATTATCGGCCTCAAAGGAGAAAAAGTTTTTGAAGCTCAGGCTTTTTTAGCCACAAATGTACAACATATGGAGGCTATCGGTTATGTCCCCGTTGATCGTTAA
- a CDS encoding tetratricopeptide repeat protein yields MSLSRFMCLRALLLSGSIALLGTTIVQANDNILRPEIGVPLQQAKTALAARRYNAAIASVNAAEIVPHKSSYEAYVIAQMKAAIATKTGNVTEAFKAYDALINDPKTSSKDREKMLSAEISLAYKAKNYSAAARSAERYIKEFGPNEQTNLLLTQAFYLDHNWPKTLRAAQDSIALSQKAGRMPSETELQIYALVANRVKDQARATQAYTLLVQHYPKPKYWQNLIQTLLANRTLPPASIFNLQRFRFVTHNLKDPAEIKDMVERAVQLGHPTLALSLLNQAYSWHLMGQGTTKKQDDHFHAFIAKRAEDAKAALNDRVKEAENSALAKPSLIEGYNLVLAGKKEQGLALMNSGLEKKPVSHDQALLDYALAQNDAGQTSEALKTLQQIKGTSPAATMARLWSIQWQAKSPKN; encoded by the coding sequence GTGTCTCTCTCTCGCTTCATGTGCTTACGTGCTCTTCTTTTAAGTGGAAGCATTGCATTATTGGGGACAACTATAGTGCAGGCAAATGATAACATATTGAGACCAGAAATTGGGGTGCCACTACAGCAAGCTAAAACGGCCCTCGCTGCACGCCGTTACAACGCCGCTATTGCCTCAGTCAATGCGGCTGAGATTGTACCCCATAAAAGCTCTTACGAAGCCTATGTGATTGCCCAGATGAAAGCAGCCATTGCTACAAAGACAGGCAATGTCACAGAAGCTTTCAAAGCTTATGACGCACTGATTAATGACCCTAAGACATCATCCAAAGATAGAGAAAAAATGCTCTCTGCGGAAATTAGTCTGGCCTATAAAGCTAAAAACTACAGTGCTGCGGCTCGCTCTGCTGAACGCTATATTAAAGAATTTGGTCCTAATGAACAAACGAACTTACTGCTAACTCAGGCCTTTTATCTTGATCATAACTGGCCCAAAACATTAAGAGCCGCTCAAGATTCCATAGCCTTGTCCCAAAAGGCAGGGCGCATGCCGAGTGAAACAGAATTACAAATATACGCTTTAGTGGCTAACCGCGTTAAAGACCAGGCTCGTGCAACGCAGGCCTATACGCTTCTGGTTCAGCATTATCCAAAGCCAAAATATTGGCAAAATTTAATTCAAACTCTCCTTGCCAACCGAACTTTGCCCCCTGCTTCAATCTTTAACTTACAGCGTTTTCGCTTTGTCACACACAACTTAAAAGACCCTGCCGAAATTAAAGACATGGTAGAACGCGCGGTGCAGCTTGGCCATCCTACTCTGGCTTTGTCTCTACTAAACCAAGCCTATTCATGGCACCTGATGGGACAAGGAACTACCAAAAAGCAGGATGACCATTTCCATGCCTTTATTGCTAAGCGCGCAGAAGACGCAAAGGCTGCCCTTAATGATAGAGTCAAAGAAGCAGAAAATAGTGCTCTTGCAAAACCTTCTTTGATCGAGGGTTATAATCTTGTTCTGGCCGGAAAAAAAGAACAGGGCCTGGCCTTAATGAATAGTGGCCTGGAGAAAAAACCAGTTAGTCATGATCAGGCTTTATTAGATTATGCCCTTGCTCAAAATGATGCAGGACAAACATCTGAAGCCCTCAAAACACTTCAACAGATAAAAGGGACATCCCCAGCTGCAACCATGGCTCGATTATGGTCTATCCAATGGCAGGCAAAATCACCTAAAAATTAA
- a CDS encoding YqaE/Pmp3 family membrane protein: MRILIAFFFPWLTFFTIGRPVAGIICFVLQVTILGWVPAAIWAFIALRRYDLGRGA; this comes from the coding sequence TTGCGTATTTTGATTGCTTTTTTCTTTCCTTGGCTCACATTTTTTACAATTGGCCGTCCTGTAGCAGGGATTATTTGCTTTGTCCTTCAGGTCACAATTTTGGGATGGGTGCCAGCGGCAATTTGGGCCTTTATCGCTTTAAGACGTTATGATCTCGGCAGAGGGGCATAA
- a CDS encoding MetQ/NlpA family ABC transporter substrate-binding protein gives MRQRLSFSRRRLLALTVGLAGLTSFALSTAMPAHAEAIKTVKVGIMSGEDEDVWRVVAKNAATDGLNVKITTFSDYNAPNEALIEHDLDANAFQHTPYLEAQNKAHGYHLVIAGNTTFQPIGFYSRKWKSLADIPKNAKIGVPNDPSNEGRALLMLQSLGLIKVSSDAGLFPTALDVTDNPHNITIEELDAGVVGRSLPDLDGAVINTDWARKAGVDLKKERLGTENLKDNPYVNIIVVNQGDEDKPWAKSLVKAFQQPNVAKALHEVYHGTVLPAWP, from the coding sequence ATGAGACAGAGACTATCATTCAGTCGCCGCCGTCTTCTCGCTCTTACTGTTGGATTAGCGGGACTTACTAGTTTTGCACTCAGCACAGCCATGCCTGCCCATGCTGAGGCTATTAAAACCGTTAAAGTCGGTATCATGTCTGGTGAGGATGAAGATGTTTGGCGCGTTGTTGCCAAAAATGCCGCTACTGATGGCTTAAACGTTAAAATTACCACTTTCTCAGATTATAATGCCCCTAATGAAGCTCTGATAGAGCATGATTTAGACGCAAATGCTTTTCAGCATACGCCTTATCTGGAAGCACAAAATAAAGCTCACGGCTATCATCTTGTTATTGCTGGAAATACAACATTTCAGCCTATTGGGTTTTATTCCCGAAAATGGAAATCTTTAGCAGATATTCCTAAAAACGCTAAAATTGGCGTTCCAAATGACCCAAGCAATGAAGGGCGTGCCCTTTTAATGCTTCAATCTTTAGGTCTTATCAAAGTATCTTCTGATGCAGGCCTGTTCCCCACAGCTTTAGACGTAACTGATAACCCACATAATATCACCATTGAAGAACTCGATGCTGGTGTTGTGGGGCGGTCCCTACCCGATCTTGACGGAGCGGTCATTAATACAGACTGGGCACGCAAAGCAGGGGTTGATCTGAAAAAAGAACGTCTTGGGACAGAAAATCTAAAAGACAACCCTTACGTCAACATTATCGTTGTCAATCAGGGTGATGAAGACAAGCCCTGGGCTAAAAGCCTGGTCAAGGCGTTTCAGCAACCAAATGTAGCCAAAGCTCTTCATGAAGTTTATCACGGGACGGTTCTCCCTGCCTGGCCATGA
- the gluP gene encoding glucose/galactose MFS transporter has product MRDSHDLSERVAGRLVGPYSYSILVISACIFVAIGFVTWINGPLISFVEVAFSLDEVSAFLIPLVFYISYFFFSIPAAFVAKKLGMKLGLSCSLLVSALGVACFGQFVVWKNYPGVLAGLLILGAGVSLMQLIMSALVSLLGPASRAAQRIAIMGICNKAAGIVAPIIIGVFVMGNIGSVAERAQAAPDKAAKDAILYPLAHSLYGPYLILAAILVLIGIVVLFFPLPTLEAPPIVKLKKSERSHFLQPHVIFGFIALFLYAGNEVLAASAIGTYGSGFGLPLDSTKFFTTFTLTAMLIGYIAGFVVVPRFVTQEVYVQFSCFIGIVFAICAFFTHGYSSVFFIALLGAANAMIMPILFPIALRGAGALTSLVSAVLVMTYCGGAIIPPIYVLLKPYLGFQGALILLVVPSYLAMSAYAYYFGRVGLQAEEG; this is encoded by the coding sequence ATGAGAGACAGTCATGACTTGTCAGAGCGCGTGGCAGGGCGGTTAGTTGGACCATATAGCTATAGTATACTTGTTATTTCAGCCTGTATTTTTGTTGCAATAGGATTTGTGACCTGGATTAACGGGCCGCTTATTTCTTTTGTGGAGGTTGCCTTCTCGCTTGATGAAGTGAGCGCTTTCTTAATACCGCTTGTATTTTACATCTCGTATTTCTTTTTTTCTATCCCTGCAGCGTTTGTCGCTAAAAAATTGGGTATGAAATTAGGACTATCGTGCTCGCTACTTGTTTCTGCCCTGGGTGTTGCCTGTTTTGGGCAATTTGTTGTGTGGAAAAATTATCCTGGGGTATTAGCTGGTCTTTTAATTTTAGGGGCTGGTGTTTCTCTCATGCAGCTCATTATGAGTGCTCTGGTCAGTCTTCTTGGCCCTGCTTCCAGGGCAGCACAGCGTATTGCCATAATGGGCATATGTAATAAGGCAGCTGGTATTGTAGCGCCTATTATTATAGGTGTCTTTGTTATGGGCAATATAGGCTCAGTTGCAGAGCGCGCCCAGGCTGCTCCCGATAAAGCTGCAAAAGATGCGATTTTATATCCGCTTGCCCACTCTTTGTACGGACCTTATCTTATTTTAGCGGCTATTCTTGTTTTAATTGGAATAGTGGTCCTTTTCTTCCCGCTTCCGACCTTAGAAGCCCCTCCTATTGTAAAGCTTAAAAAGAGTGAGCGTTCGCATTTCCTACAGCCGCACGTTATTTTTGGTTTTATCGCTCTGTTCCTTTATGCTGGTAATGAAGTTCTTGCTGCTAGTGCGATTGGCACATATGGCAGTGGGTTTGGCCTTCCTCTGGATTCCACAAAATTTTTCACGACCTTTACACTGACAGCCATGCTGATTGGTTATATTGCAGGGTTTGTGGTTGTGCCGCGTTTTGTTACGCAGGAAGTTTATGTGCAATTCTCATGCTTTATAGGAATTGTTTTTGCCATATGCGCCTTTTTCACTCACGGTTATAGTTCAGTCTTTTTCATTGCGCTTTTGGGGGCGGCAAATGCGATGATCATGCCTATTCTCTTTCCGATTGCCCTTAGAGGCGCAGGTGCTTTAACGTCTTTAGTTTCAGCCGTGCTGGTTATGACTTATTGTGGAGGGGCTATTATTCCTCCGATTTATGTTTTGTTAAAACCCTATCTCGGGTTTCAAGGGGCGCTTATTTTGCTGGTCGTACCGTCATATCTCGCTATGTCAGCTTATGCTTATTATTTTGGCCGGGTCGGCCTTCAAGCTGAGGAGGGATAA
- a CDS encoding mechanosensitive ion channel family protein translates to MPEKACDNAFRISESPPQKSAFMRRFLAVLVILLGLLPCATLAQTVPLTNAPPVTSAQADQLLNVLNDSKKRQDFVTTLKNLSDAQKAVEKDKQNNSLLDSAWNSISKASHKTIIQLHSLTKTVTNFTDTGPWVNHVMHTPSVQGEILRISTRVAILIVGGLILSYGIHFLLNTPRKRLELRAQRYNRDNIQKDLQDFQETKSTVDQQAKETVNDENKDSLSANKAQDEAERMRRQGALTRLMITFRRFPYTMGRFGMDLLAIAMFPLVALLIQTFDPAPDVRTMRAIWSIAWFAAVGFGVWVALLRALFAPERPWLRLTTINDNTAIFLFKGFYRIGNVIAWGVTALIILNDCTLPESISLSLAKILALIVHIMIAIMILGSRSNVKWLFNRAADHNKRLAPVLHFIGRFWWIVAIIFDIALWVVWAAEVPGGYQLILRLTARTIAALILMRVVSILAFGGLERFFTRLNDRNISKETATRILRYYPAAQRVTSVVILLLTIFAVAVALGAPVYAVIGLHTLGGRLLSSMVTIIIALLIGVVIWEMSNVAIEHKVHQLEREGSGNYRARTARIRTLQPMLRILLLVILTVVIGLTVLSQLGVNIAPLLAGASIFGVALGFGSQKLVQDFISGIFLLMENALTVGDAVTLSGTYGVVEKLSLRTVHVRANDGSMNIFPFSSLGQIINYDRDFARAMISAEVSYGTDTDKAVQALFDITKGLREDPDFKNLIIDDFQLWGVDSINESSVTIKGTLPTTTGGRWPVQRQFYRRMKKCFEERGIDIPFPTRTIHVINQGNADVSHSDLVNSGRSDPKQAQAENKPEA, encoded by the coding sequence ATGCCAGAGAAAGCTTGTGATAACGCTTTTAGAATTTCAGAGTCCCCTCCTCAAAAATCTGCCTTTATGAGGCGGTTTTTAGCTGTACTGGTAATCCTTCTAGGGTTATTACCTTGTGCAACTCTTGCTCAGACTGTACCTCTCACAAATGCTCCTCCCGTAACATCAGCGCAAGCCGATCAGCTTCTTAACGTTTTAAATGATTCCAAAAAACGTCAGGATTTTGTTACGACACTAAAAAATCTTTCCGACGCTCAAAAAGCCGTTGAGAAGGATAAACAAAATAATTCTTTGCTAGATTCTGCCTGGAACAGTATTTCCAAAGCAAGTCACAAAACAATAATTCAGCTCCATAGCCTCACTAAAACAGTCACTAATTTTACTGATACAGGGCCTTGGGTTAACCACGTCATGCATACACCAAGTGTGCAGGGTGAAATCCTCCGTATTTCCACACGCGTTGCTATTTTGATTGTCGGAGGCTTAATTCTCTCTTACGGCATTCATTTCTTATTAAATACGCCGCGCAAACGTTTGGAATTGCGTGCTCAACGCTATAACCGTGATAATATCCAAAAAGATTTACAGGATTTTCAGGAAACCAAAAGCACGGTTGATCAACAAGCCAAAGAGACCGTTAATGATGAAAATAAAGACTCATTAAGCGCTAATAAGGCTCAGGACGAAGCTGAAAGAATGCGAAGACAGGGGGCACTTACTCGCCTCATGATCACATTCAGGCGCTTTCCATACACAATGGGACGCTTTGGGATGGATCTTTTGGCAATAGCCATGTTTCCTCTTGTCGCTTTATTAATCCAAACTTTTGACCCTGCCCCAGATGTTCGTACAATGCGTGCTATCTGGAGTATTGCATGGTTTGCCGCTGTTGGCTTTGGCGTATGGGTCGCTCTGTTACGTGCCCTTTTTGCCCCTGAGAGACCCTGGTTGCGTTTGACGACAATCAACGACAACACCGCAATTTTCTTATTTAAAGGCTTTTATCGCATTGGTAATGTCATTGCCTGGGGTGTTACGGCACTTATCATTCTTAATGACTGCACTCTTCCTGAAAGCATAAGCCTTTCTCTGGCAAAGATTCTGGCCCTTATTGTCCATATCATGATCGCTATCATGATCTTAGGCAGCCGCAGTAATGTTAAGTGGCTCTTTAATCGTGCGGCCGACCATAATAAACGCCTCGCCCCCGTCCTCCATTTTATTGGAAGATTCTGGTGGATCGTCGCCATTATTTTTGACATTGCACTCTGGGTTGTGTGGGCAGCCGAAGTTCCTGGTGGTTATCAGTTAATTCTACGCTTAACAGCACGAACAATAGCTGCCCTCATTCTTATGCGTGTGGTCAGTATTCTGGCTTTTGGCGGGTTAGAGCGCTTTTTCACCAGGCTGAATGACCGTAATATCAGCAAGGAAACAGCAACCCGCATTCTACGCTACTACCCTGCTGCACAGCGCGTAACGAGCGTCGTTATCCTGCTCCTTACCATCTTTGCTGTCGCTGTTGCTCTGGGCGCCCCAGTTTATGCAGTCATTGGGCTTCATACTTTAGGCGGACGTCTGCTCTCCTCAATGGTAACAATTATCATTGCCCTGCTCATTGGCGTTGTTATATGGGAAATGTCGAATGTTGCCATAGAGCATAAAGTTCACCAGCTTGAGCGTGAGGGCAGTGGTAACTATCGGGCCCGCACAGCGCGTATTCGCACTTTGCAACCTATGTTACGCATTCTGCTCCTGGTGATCTTAACCGTTGTGATCGGACTAACGGTTTTATCCCAGCTGGGTGTTAATATTGCTCCACTTTTGGCAGGCGCTTCTATTTTTGGTGTGGCCTTAGGTTTTGGTTCTCAAAAATTAGTGCAAGATTTCATCAGTGGTATTTTTCTATTAATGGAAAATGCTCTTACTGTTGGCGATGCTGTTACACTAAGTGGAACTTACGGCGTTGTTGAAAAGCTCTCTTTACGCACAGTGCATGTACGCGCCAATGACGGCTCAATGAATATTTTCCCCTTTAGTTCACTGGGGCAAATTATCAATTATGACCGTGACTTTGCACGTGCCATGATTTCAGCAGAAGTTTCGTATGGAACAGACACCGATAAAGCTGTGCAGGCACTTTTTGACATTACAAAAGGTCTGCGGGAAGACCCAGATTTTAAAAACCTCATCATCGATGATTTCCAACTCTGGGGTGTTGATTCAATTAATGAATCTTCCGTGACAATCAAAGGCACATTACCAACCACGACCGGTGGACGTTGGCCTGTTCAGCGGCAATTTTATCGCCGTATGAAAAAATGCTTTGAAGAGCGTGGTATTGATATACCTTTCCCAACCCGCACAATTCATGTCATTAATCAGGGAAATGCTGACGTCTCACACTCAGACTTGGTAAACTCTGGACGATCTGATCCAAAACAGGCACAGGCCGAAAACAAACCAGAAGCCTAG
- a CDS encoding YciI family protein, which translates to MSHLFLATITYLASEEEVAAQRPGHRAFLDKFYQEDLLLISGPMTSGKGGILILRATLSEKDLLERLAQDPFVTSGVARYELCAFNAVKHASFLEGKI; encoded by the coding sequence ATGAGCCACCTATTTTTAGCAACCATTACTTACCTCGCTTCTGAGGAGGAAGTAGCAGCACAACGCCCTGGTCACCGAGCCTTTCTTGATAAATTCTATCAAGAAGATTTACTTTTAATTTCAGGGCCTATGACATCAGGCAAGGGTGGCATTCTCATTTTACGTGCAACCCTTTCTGAAAAAGATCTTTTAGAACGCCTTGCACAAGATCCATTTGTCACTTCAGGTGTCGCCCGCTATGAGCTATGCGCTTTCAACGCCGTCAAACATGCTTCTTTTTTAGAGGGTAAAATTTAA
- the nagB gene encoding glucosamine-6-phosphate deaminase → MKVLIFPNATDAAHEAAKIIAKKVHEKPKSVLGLATGRTMEGVYRSLIQIAKQNNLDFSQVTSFNLDEYVGLSASDKQSYHYYMQDNLFRFVNINMNNTHVPNGVAADLEKECAAYEEAIKQAGGIDIQLLGIGDTGHIGFNEPPSAFDSRTRCITLASETRQQNAGMFEGNPQKVPSKALTMGVGTILEAKELLLIALGKDKAPIIARTLEGEIGPEVSATAVRLHKNVTIILDQDSASSLKQQ, encoded by the coding sequence ATGAAAGTTCTCATTTTCCCTAACGCTACTGACGCAGCTCATGAAGCTGCAAAGATCATAGCCAAAAAAGTACATGAAAAGCCAAAATCTGTTCTTGGTTTGGCAACAGGTCGTACGATGGAAGGGGTTTATCGATCTCTCATCCAGATAGCTAAGCAGAATAATTTAGATTTCTCTCAAGTTACTAGTTTCAACTTAGATGAGTATGTAGGTCTTTCTGCTTCTGATAAGCAGTCATACCACTATTACATGCAAGACAATTTATTCCGTTTTGTTAATATTAATATGAATAACACGCATGTACCAAATGGTGTTGCAGCAGATCTTGAAAAAGAATGCGCTGCTTATGAAGAGGCAATAAAACAGGCTGGTGGTATAGATATACAGCTTTTGGGTATAGGCGATACCGGACATATTGGCTTTAATGAGCCACCTTCTGCTTTTGATAGCCGGACGCGCTGTATTACGCTGGCTTCCGAAACGCGGCAACAAAATGCGGGAATGTTTGAAGGAAATCCCCAAAAAGTGCCGAGCAAGGCTTTGACAATGGGTGTCGGCACGATTTTGGAAGCCAAGGAGCTGCTTCTTATTGCTCTGGGGAAAGACAAAGCACCGATTATTGCAAGAACACTTGAAGGTGAAATAGGGCCAGAGGTCAGTGCTACGGCCGTGCGTTTGCATAAAAATGTCACGATTATTTTAGACCAAGATAGCGCCTCATCTTTGAAACAACAATAG
- a CDS encoding ROK family protein produces MSDPILCADVGGSFISMGVFTPGSALVREKQKRPTPTQDLEAFINAFREMSAPYPNLPLHIAIAGLSDPETGLCKAANIKAINGIKLREVLEKSLSRPVRVGNDADCFALAEAREGAAKGHSNIFGIILGTGTGGGLILNDKLIVGRGGYTGEWGHGPFIQDMQGKTPYFQCGCGLYGCLETIGNARGLEHLHHWHSKESLNSFDILSNAHRNEPAASKTVSLFISYLSSALAVAVNITGASIVPVGGGLSNDKALIKMLDEEVNRKLLYVPHSALVVPTQLGGDAGMIGASYLS; encoded by the coding sequence GTGTCTGATCCTATTCTTTGTGCCGATGTTGGTGGTTCTTTTATTAGTATGGGTGTATTCACGCCAGGCTCAGCTTTGGTAAGAGAAAAACAAAAACGCCCTACACCTACACAGGATTTAGAAGCATTTATCAATGCTTTTAGAGAGATGTCCGCGCCTTATCCTAATCTACCTCTTCACATAGCCATAGCAGGTTTAAGCGATCCTGAGACTGGGTTATGCAAAGCTGCTAACATAAAAGCTATTAACGGGATAAAGCTTAGGGAGGTTTTAGAAAAGTCTCTTTCTCGTCCCGTACGCGTAGGGAATGATGCTGACTGTTTTGCATTGGCAGAAGCACGAGAAGGTGCAGCAAAGGGACATTCCAATATATTTGGCATTATCCTGGGCACAGGCACAGGGGGTGGTTTGATCCTTAATGACAAGCTTATTGTCGGGCGCGGAGGTTACACAGGTGAGTGGGGCCATGGGCCCTTTATTCAAGATATGCAGGGCAAAACGCCGTATTTTCAATGCGGTTGTGGTCTATATGGCTGTCTTGAAACTATTGGCAATGCCAGAGGGTTAGAGCATTTACATCACTGGCACTCAAAAGAATCTCTAAATAGTTTCGATATTTTATCGAATGCGCATCGAAATGAACCAGCCGCTTCTAAGACTGTTTCTCTCTTTATTTCGTATCTTTCATCAGCTTTAGCGGTAGCTGTTAATATTACAGGGGCTTCAATCGTTCCTGTAGGAGGAGGACTTTCAAATGATAAAGCTTTGATTAAAATGCTCGATGAGGAAGTAAACCGTAAATTGCTTTACGTGCCTCATTCAGCACTTGTTGTTCCTACTCAACTTGGTGGAGATGCCGGTATGATCGGTGCCTCCTATTTGAGTTAA
- a CDS encoding cystathionine gamma-synthase family protein produces the protein MSNSRHHKLTLGSHKLHPDTQMLNYGYDPMLSEGAVKPPVFLTSTFVFPTAEDGRDFFDYVMGRKQPPEGKGAGLVYSRFNHPNSEIVEDRLAVYEGAESGVVFSSGMAAISTSLLAFVRPGEVILHSQPLYGGTETLLSKIMAGLGMKSVGFASDGNEETIKKAAQEAKKLGRVALILVETPANPTNSLVDLPLMREIAESLGQEERPLIACDNTLLGPVFQQPIAHGADISLYSLTKYVGGHSDLIAGAALGSVALMTKLRQLRGAIGTQPDPHTCWMLGRSLETLGLRMEKAASNAFAVAKFLQNHPKVEKVYFPPFFEKESAQGKIYAKQCSGPGSTFSFDVKGGQEAAFRFLNGLQIFKLAVSLGGTESLASHPATMTHSGVPEEIRERIGVTQATVRLSLGIENEDDLIVDMTQALEKA, from the coding sequence ATGAGTAACTCACGCCATCATAAACTCACATTAGGGTCACATAAATTGCATCCTGATACACAGATGCTTAATTATGGTTATGACCCTATGCTTTCTGAAGGGGCTGTTAAACCTCCCGTTTTTCTGACATCTACTTTCGTGTTCCCTACAGCTGAAGATGGACGCGATTTCTTTGATTATGTCATGGGACGCAAACAACCCCCTGAAGGAAAAGGGGCCGGTCTTGTTTACTCGCGGTTTAATCACCCTAATAGCGAAATTGTTGAAGACCGCTTAGCTGTTTATGAAGGCGCCGAAAGTGGCGTAGTTTTTTCTTCGGGCATGGCTGCAATTTCCACAAGTTTACTAGCTTTTGTACGCCCTGGTGAGGTGATTTTGCATTCTCAACCGCTTTATGGCGGAACAGAGACGTTATTAAGCAAAATCATGGCTGGACTTGGAATGAAGTCCGTCGGATTTGCTAGTGATGGCAATGAAGAGACAATTAAAAAGGCCGCTCAAGAGGCCAAAAAATTAGGTCGCGTTGCTCTTATTTTAGTTGAGACGCCAGCAAACCCGACAAATAGTCTTGTTGACCTCCCCTTAATGCGTGAGATTGCTGAGTCTTTAGGGCAGGAAGAGCGTCCTCTTATTGCTTGTGATAACACACTTTTAGGGCCTGTTTTCCAGCAACCTATTGCCCATGGTGCTGATATTTCTCTTTATTCTCTGACGAAATATGTGGGTGGGCACTCCGATCTTATTGCGGGTGCTGCTTTAGGGTCTGTGGCCCTGATGACAAAGCTCCGTCAGTTACGTGGTGCTATTGGTACTCAGCCCGACCCACACACCTGCTGGATGTTAGGGCGTTCGCTCGAGACACTTGGTTTACGGATGGAAAAAGCAGCTTCCAATGCTTTTGCCGTAGCAAAATTTTTGCAGAACCATCCCAAAGTGGAAAAAGTTTATTTCCCACCATTTTTTGAGAAAGAGTCTGCTCAAGGGAAAATTTACGCCAAGCAATGTTCAGGTCCTGGCTCAACATTTTCTTTTGATGTTAAGGGGGGGCAGGAAGCTGCTTTCCGGTTCCTTAATGGATTACAGATTTTCAAATTGGCCGTTAGCCTTGGTGGTACTGAATCGCTAGCAAGTCATCCTGCGACTATGACGCATTCTGGCGTGCCAGAAGAAATACGTGAGCGTATTGGTGTAACTCAGGCAACAGTAAGATTATCGCTTGGTATTGAAAATGAGGATGATCTGATTGTTGATATGACACAAGCTCTTGAAAAAGCTTAG